The following are encoded in a window of Rosa chinensis cultivar Old Blush chromosome 4, RchiOBHm-V2, whole genome shotgun sequence genomic DNA:
- the LOC112198045 gene encoding protein CHLOROPLAST IMPORT APPARATUS 2 isoform X2: protein MSSCFTGGGRTYAFELDIVKSPSTSTRTSQTSSPSSTLSESSNSALAISTRKPRTPRKRPNQTYNEAAALLSTAYPNVFSTKILTNPRKSTKPHDSFLDPSSELLLPFRLIDNSATFLLHNPPIREKPNSRFEPKAINSFEKSCNSPGEFNSPVNFDPNPNSSMELCDDFDAESMLDEEIEEGIDSIMGSSTSMNIDSVDESTSSDPMMTDSCYGYPMGLGFGGNFELGFGFRRGGVRPLRQVDDGVNWWSFPTVDVVEISPRFNKSRPSVPAPSAPPSAGKKKKKKMEKLAVVESKLAELPLKEKSPKEESEPGLMLKLDYDDVLSAWSDKASPFPEELQGGADGNDVSARLAQIDLFTDAGGLREASVLRYKEKRRTRLFSKKIRYQVRKVNADRRPRMKICEKAKL from the exons ATGTCTTCGTGTTTTACCGGTGGCGGAAGAACCTatgcatttgagcttgacaTAGTCAAATCCCCTTCCACTTCAACCCGGACTTCACAAACATCCTCACCTTCTTCCACTCTCTCGGAATCAAGCAATTCGGCACTCGCAATCTCCACCCGAAAACCCCGCACCCCTCGAAAACGCCCCAACCAGACTTACAATGAAGCCGCTGCATTACTCTCCACTGCTTACCCCAACGtcttctccaccaaaatccTCACAAATCCTCGCAAATCCACCAAACCCCACGACTCCTTCCTCGACCCATCTTCCGAACTGCTCCTCCCTTTCAGACTCATCGACAATTCCGCCACTTTCCTCCTCCACAACCCCCCCATCCGAGAAAAACCCAATTCCCGATTCGAGCCGAAAGCCATCAATTCATTTGAAAAGTCTTGCAATTCGCCCGGGGAGTTCAATTCCCCGGTGAATTTCGACCCCAATCCCAACTCCTCCATGGAGCTCTGCGATGACTTCGACGCGGAATCTATGCTGGACGAGGAAATTGAGGAGGGTATTGATAGCATCATGGGGAGTAGCACCAGCATGAACATCGATTCCGTCGATGAGTCCACCAGCAGTGACCCAATGATGACGGACTCCTGCTATGGCTACCCAATGGGGTTGGGATTTGGCGGGAATTTCGAACTCGGGTTCGGATTCAGAAGAGGAGGAGTGAGACCGTTGAGGCAAGTCGACGATGGAGTGAATTGGTGGAGTTTCCCGACCGTCGATGTTGTTGAAATCTCGCCCAGATTCAACAAATCTCGGCCGTCTGTTCCGGCTCCGTCGGCCCCACCTTCTGccgggaagaagaagaagaagaagatggagaagcTAGCGGTGGTGGAGTCCAAGCTGGCGGAGTTGCCGCTGAAGGAGAAGAGTCCGAAGGAGGAGTCGGAGCCTGGGCTGATGCTGAAGCTGGACTACGACGACGTTTTGAGTGCTTGGTCCGACAAAGCGTCGCCGTTTCCGGAGGAGCTGCAGGGCGGCGCTGATGGAAACGACGTCTCT GCCAGACTGGCGCAGATTGATTTATTCACGGATGCCGGTGGTTTGAGAGAGGCTAGCGTGCTCCGCTACAAGGAAAAGCGACGTACGCGCCTCTTTTCGAAGAAGATCAGGTATCAAGTCCGCAAAGTCAATGCTGATCGACGGCCAAGAATGAAG ATTTGTGAGAAGGCCAAACTCTAG
- the LOC112198045 gene encoding protein CHLOROPLAST IMPORT APPARATUS 2 isoform X1, translated as MSSCFTGGGRTYAFELDIVKSPSTSTRTSQTSSPSSTLSESSNSALAISTRKPRTPRKRPNQTYNEAAALLSTAYPNVFSTKILTNPRKSTKPHDSFLDPSSELLLPFRLIDNSATFLLHNPPIREKPNSRFEPKAINSFEKSCNSPGEFNSPVNFDPNPNSSMELCDDFDAESMLDEEIEEGIDSIMGSSTSMNIDSVDESTSSDPMMTDSCYGYPMGLGFGGNFELGFGFRRGGVRPLRQVDDGVNWWSFPTVDVVEISPRFNKSRPSVPAPSAPPSAGKKKKKKMEKLAVVESKLAELPLKEKSPKEESEPGLMLKLDYDDVLSAWSDKASPFPEELQGGADGNDVSARLAQIDLFTDAGGLREASVLRYKEKRRTRLFSKKIRYQVRKVNADRRPRMKGRFVRRPNSSTNGQRQKEI; from the exons ATGTCTTCGTGTTTTACCGGTGGCGGAAGAACCTatgcatttgagcttgacaTAGTCAAATCCCCTTCCACTTCAACCCGGACTTCACAAACATCCTCACCTTCTTCCACTCTCTCGGAATCAAGCAATTCGGCACTCGCAATCTCCACCCGAAAACCCCGCACCCCTCGAAAACGCCCCAACCAGACTTACAATGAAGCCGCTGCATTACTCTCCACTGCTTACCCCAACGtcttctccaccaaaatccTCACAAATCCTCGCAAATCCACCAAACCCCACGACTCCTTCCTCGACCCATCTTCCGAACTGCTCCTCCCTTTCAGACTCATCGACAATTCCGCCACTTTCCTCCTCCACAACCCCCCCATCCGAGAAAAACCCAATTCCCGATTCGAGCCGAAAGCCATCAATTCATTTGAAAAGTCTTGCAATTCGCCCGGGGAGTTCAATTCCCCGGTGAATTTCGACCCCAATCCCAACTCCTCCATGGAGCTCTGCGATGACTTCGACGCGGAATCTATGCTGGACGAGGAAATTGAGGAGGGTATTGATAGCATCATGGGGAGTAGCACCAGCATGAACATCGATTCCGTCGATGAGTCCACCAGCAGTGACCCAATGATGACGGACTCCTGCTATGGCTACCCAATGGGGTTGGGATTTGGCGGGAATTTCGAACTCGGGTTCGGATTCAGAAGAGGAGGAGTGAGACCGTTGAGGCAAGTCGACGATGGAGTGAATTGGTGGAGTTTCCCGACCGTCGATGTTGTTGAAATCTCGCCCAGATTCAACAAATCTCGGCCGTCTGTTCCGGCTCCGTCGGCCCCACCTTCTGccgggaagaagaagaagaagaagatggagaagcTAGCGGTGGTGGAGTCCAAGCTGGCGGAGTTGCCGCTGAAGGAGAAGAGTCCGAAGGAGGAGTCGGAGCCTGGGCTGATGCTGAAGCTGGACTACGACGACGTTTTGAGTGCTTGGTCCGACAAAGCGTCGCCGTTTCCGGAGGAGCTGCAGGGCGGCGCTGATGGAAACGACGTCTCT GCCAGACTGGCGCAGATTGATTTATTCACGGATGCCGGTGGTTTGAGAGAGGCTAGCGTGCTCCGCTACAAGGAAAAGCGACGTACGCGCCTCTTTTCGAAGAAGATCAGGTATCAAGTCCGCAAAGTCAATGCTGATCGACGGCCAAGAATGAAG GGTAGATTTGTGAGAAGGCCAAACTCTAGCACAAATGGTCAAAGACAAAAGGAAATATGA
- the LOC112198045 gene encoding protein CHLOROPLAST IMPORT APPARATUS 2 isoform X3 yields MSSCFTGGGRTYAFELDIVKSPSTSTRTSQTSSPSSTLSESSNSALAISTRKPRTPRKRPNQTYNEAAALLSTAYPNVFSTKILTNPRKSTKPHDSFLDPSSELLLPFRLIDNSATFLLHNPPIREKPNSRFEPKAINSFEKSCNSPGEFNSPVNFDPNPNSSMELCDDFDAESMLDEEIEEGIDSIMGSSTSMNIDSVDESTSSDPMMTDSCYGYPMGLGFGGNFELGFGFRRGGVRPLRQVDDGVNWWSFPTVDVVEISPRFNKSRPSVPAPSAPPSAGKKKKKKMEKLAVVESKLAELPLKEKSPKEESEPGLMLKLDYDDVLSAWSDKASPFPEELQGGADGNDVSTGAD; encoded by the exons ATGTCTTCGTGTTTTACCGGTGGCGGAAGAACCTatgcatttgagcttgacaTAGTCAAATCCCCTTCCACTTCAACCCGGACTTCACAAACATCCTCACCTTCTTCCACTCTCTCGGAATCAAGCAATTCGGCACTCGCAATCTCCACCCGAAAACCCCGCACCCCTCGAAAACGCCCCAACCAGACTTACAATGAAGCCGCTGCATTACTCTCCACTGCTTACCCCAACGtcttctccaccaaaatccTCACAAATCCTCGCAAATCCACCAAACCCCACGACTCCTTCCTCGACCCATCTTCCGAACTGCTCCTCCCTTTCAGACTCATCGACAATTCCGCCACTTTCCTCCTCCACAACCCCCCCATCCGAGAAAAACCCAATTCCCGATTCGAGCCGAAAGCCATCAATTCATTTGAAAAGTCTTGCAATTCGCCCGGGGAGTTCAATTCCCCGGTGAATTTCGACCCCAATCCCAACTCCTCCATGGAGCTCTGCGATGACTTCGACGCGGAATCTATGCTGGACGAGGAAATTGAGGAGGGTATTGATAGCATCATGGGGAGTAGCACCAGCATGAACATCGATTCCGTCGATGAGTCCACCAGCAGTGACCCAATGATGACGGACTCCTGCTATGGCTACCCAATGGGGTTGGGATTTGGCGGGAATTTCGAACTCGGGTTCGGATTCAGAAGAGGAGGAGTGAGACCGTTGAGGCAAGTCGACGATGGAGTGAATTGGTGGAGTTTCCCGACCGTCGATGTTGTTGAAATCTCGCCCAGATTCAACAAATCTCGGCCGTCTGTTCCGGCTCCGTCGGCCCCACCTTCTGccgggaagaagaagaagaagaagatggagaagcTAGCGGTGGTGGAGTCCAAGCTGGCGGAGTTGCCGCTGAAGGAGAAGAGTCCGAAGGAGGAGTCGGAGCCTGGGCTGATGCTGAAGCTGGACTACGACGACGTTTTGAGTGCTTGGTCCGACAAAGCGTCGCCGTTTCCGGAGGAGCTGCAGGGCGGCGCTGATGGAAACGACGTCTCT ACTGGCGCAGATTGA
- the LOC112198900 gene encoding ninja-family protein AFP3-like — translation MEGLGRKQKNEHRGFLAQPNIIVGDLLRRIVSGNDLSRKVVVDEQVQDSDDVELSLGLSLNGRFGVDPKAKAGLQLKRSSSVSDFSPAARTPVREEEATTFHVPRPCMVPLMRTCSLPMETEDERRKRKELQSLRRMEGKRK, via the exons ATGGAGGGACTGGGAAGGAAACAGAAAAATGAACACAGAGGATTTCTTGCCCAGCCTAATATCATTGTG GGAGATCTGTTGAGGAGAATTGTTTCCGGCAACGATTTATCTCGAAAAGTCGTCGTTGACGAGCAGGTGCAAGATTCCGACGACGTTGAGCTGAGCCTGGGGTTATCGTTGAATGGTCGGTTTGGGGTGGACCCGAAGGCCAAGGCGGGGCTGCAACTCAAACGATCGTCTTCAGTCTCAGACTTCTCGCCTGCGGCGAGGACTCCGGTGAGAGAGGAGGAGGCAACGACGTTTCATGTACCCCGACCATGTATGGTGCCTCTGATGAGGACTTGCTCGCTTCCGATGGAGACAGAGGATGAGCGAAGGAAGAGGAAGGAGCTGCAAAGCTTGAGGAGAATGGAGGGGAAGCGGAAGTGA